A stretch of the Bordetella genomosp. 8 genome encodes the following:
- a CDS encoding NuoB/complex I 20 kDa subunit family protein, with translation MAIEEGIHKQGFITTSADKFINWAKTGSMWPMTFGLACCAVEMMHAGAARYDLDQFGIIFRPSPRQSDLMIVAGTLCNKMAPALRKVYDQMPEPRWVVSMGSCANGGGYYHYSYSVVRGCDRIVPVDVYVPGCPPTAEALVYGLLQMQNKIRLTNTIAR, from the coding sequence ATGGCTATTGAAGAAGGCATACACAAGCAAGGCTTCATCACCACGAGCGCCGACAAGTTCATCAACTGGGCCAAGACCGGTTCGATGTGGCCCATGACCTTCGGTCTGGCCTGTTGCGCCGTGGAAATGATGCATGCCGGCGCCGCGCGCTACGACCTGGACCAGTTCGGCATCATCTTCCGCCCCAGTCCCCGCCAGTCCGATCTGATGATCGTCGCCGGCACGCTGTGCAACAAGATGGCGCCGGCGCTGCGCAAGGTGTACGACCAGATGCCGGAGCCGCGCTGGGTCGTGTCCATGGGGTCCTGCGCCAACGGGGGCGGGTACTACCATTATTCGTACTCCGTAGTGCGCGGTTGCGATCGCATCGTTCCGGTGGACGTCTACGTCCCGGGCTGTCCGCCCACCGCCGAAGCGCTGGTCTACGGTCTGCTGCAAATGCAGAACAAGATTCGCCTGACCAACACCATCGCGCGTTGA
- a CDS encoding NADH-quinone oxidoreductase subunit A gives MNLQQYFPVLLFIVVATLIGFALITAGSLLGPRRPYAEKLSPYECGFEAFEDARMKFDVRYYLVAILFILFDLEIAFLFPWAIAHGTVGLVGFWTVMIFLAVLTVGFIYEWKKGALDWE, from the coding sequence ATGAACCTGCAACAGTATTTCCCCGTTCTGCTATTCATCGTTGTGGCGACGTTGATCGGTTTTGCGCTGATCACAGCGGGTTCGTTGCTCGGGCCGCGGCGTCCCTACGCGGAGAAACTCTCTCCCTACGAATGCGGATTCGAGGCTTTCGAAGACGCGCGCATGAAGTTCGACGTGCGCTATTACCTCGTCGCCATCCTTTTCATCCTGTTCGACCTGGAGATCGCGTTCCTGTTTCCGTGGGCCATCGCGCACGGGACTGTCGGTCTGGTCGGCTTCTGGACCGTCATGATTTTCCTCGCGGTCCTGACGGTGGGTTTCATCTACGAATGGAAGAAAGGCGCGCTCGATTGGGAATGA
- a CDS encoding porin → MKKTLLAAALLAGFAGVAQAETSVTLYGILDTGIGYQNIRGVDGIDKQSKFGMLNGVQNGSRWGLRGSEDLGDGLRAVFTIESGFNSGDGNSAQGGRLFGRQATIGLASNSWGQLDFGRQTNIASKFFGSIDPFAEGFGLANIGTVFSSSNTTRYDNMVLYQSPVFGGFQVGAGYSFNIDDTNTAQTGFNTNNNQRAITTGLRYVNGPLNLAAAYDQVNRNSAVADSAAGGPGGDRIRAWLLGGAYDFEVVKVSAAYGQTKGGWIQATNLTGLFTSGSPNLGGSVLPTNSYSDDFKSQQWMVGLSAPIGGATSVFGSWQRANVKDSSLYTSGTFAGEDSNMNVYSLGVTYDLSKRTNLYALGSYTNNYGFVDGLKSTLVGVGIRHRF, encoded by the coding sequence ATGAAAAAGACTCTGCTCGCTGCCGCCCTGCTCGCCGGTTTCGCCGGTGTTGCCCAGGCAGAAACGTCCGTGACCCTGTACGGGATTCTGGACACCGGTATCGGCTACCAGAACATTCGCGGCGTCGACGGTATCGACAAGCAGTCGAAGTTTGGCATGCTGAATGGCGTGCAAAACGGTTCCCGCTGGGGTCTGCGTGGTTCGGAAGATCTGGGTGACGGTCTGCGTGCTGTGTTCACGATCGAATCCGGCTTCAACTCCGGCGACGGCAACTCCGCCCAAGGCGGCCGCCTGTTCGGTCGTCAAGCCACGATCGGTCTGGCCAGCAACAGCTGGGGTCAACTGGACTTCGGCCGTCAGACCAACATCGCTTCCAAGTTCTTCGGTTCGATCGATCCGTTCGCTGAAGGCTTCGGTCTGGCCAACATCGGTACCGTGTTCAGCTCGTCCAACACGACGCGCTACGACAACATGGTCCTGTATCAATCGCCCGTGTTCGGCGGCTTCCAGGTTGGTGCTGGCTACTCGTTCAACATCGACGATACGAACACCGCTCAAACCGGTTTCAACACCAACAACAACCAACGCGCCATCACGACCGGTCTGCGTTACGTGAACGGCCCGCTGAACCTGGCCGCCGCGTATGACCAAGTGAACCGCAACTCGGCCGTCGCCGACTCCGCCGCTGGCGGCCCTGGCGGCGATCGCATCCGCGCCTGGTTGCTGGGTGGTGCGTATGACTTCGAAGTGGTCAAGGTCTCGGCCGCTTACGGTCAAACCAAGGGTGGCTGGATCCAGGCTACCAACCTGACCGGTCTGTTCACCAGCGGTTCGCCCAACCTGGGTGGCAGCGTCCTGCCCACCAACTCCTACAGCGACGACTTCAAGTCGCAGCAGTGGATGGTCGGCCTGTCGGCCCCGATCGGCGGCGCTACCAGCGTCTTCGGTTCGTGGCAGCGTGCCAACGTCAAGGACAGCAGCCTGTACACCAGCGGCACGTTCGCTGGCGAAGACAGCAACATGAACGTCTACTCGCTGGGCGTGACGTACGATCTGTCGAAGCGCACCAACCTGTACGCTCTGGGTTCCTACACGAACAACTACGGTTTCGTGGACGGCCTGAAGAGCACGCTGGTCGGCGTCGGTATCCGCCACCGCTTCTAA
- a CDS encoding gamma-glutamyltransferase family protein → MFTTRPEILGTFGVVTSTHYLATAAGMAMLERGGNAFDACVATAFVLQVVEPHLVGPAGEVPIVFHSAARGGVEVLCGQGTTPAAATLERFRAEGLDLIPGNGLLPAVVPGSFDAWMLLLRDHGSMRLRDVLEPAIYYAANGHALMPRISNTIAGLKAWFEQHWPSTAEIYLPNGAVPAARKLFRNPRLAQTWERVLREAEAAGADRQRQIEAARDAFYRGFVADAIDRFVRQPCMDESGAPHAGVLTADDLAGWSATYESPLTYDYQDYTVAKAGAWSQGPVFLQTLALLKGAGLDAMGPSSPEFVHCLTEAMKLAFADREIYYGDPAFVDVPLADLLSEAYNAPRRALIGERASHELRPGVLPGYEAQHARMMEVLNRLSRVTQAGAPTNEPTMADMRASATVKRGDTTHVDVIDRWGNMVSATPSGGWFQSSPVIPELGFGLTTRAQMFWLEPGLPGTLAPRKRPRTTLTPSLALRDGRPYMVFGTPGGDQQEQWQLLLFLRHVHHRLNLQEAVDQPMSHTMHFPSSFYPRDRKPGHLAVEASFGRETIDALRDRGHVIEEVPAWSVGRLTAAALDADGIMHAAATPRLMQAYAAGR, encoded by the coding sequence ATGTTCACCACCCGGCCGGAAATCCTCGGCACCTTCGGCGTCGTCACCTCGACGCACTACCTTGCCACCGCCGCCGGCATGGCCATGCTGGAGCGCGGCGGCAACGCGTTCGACGCCTGTGTCGCCACCGCGTTCGTGCTGCAGGTCGTCGAGCCCCATCTGGTCGGCCCGGCCGGCGAAGTCCCCATCGTTTTCCATTCCGCTGCCCGGGGCGGGGTAGAGGTGCTGTGCGGCCAGGGCACCACGCCGGCCGCCGCCACCCTGGAACGCTTCCGGGCGGAAGGGCTGGACCTGATACCCGGCAACGGCCTGCTGCCCGCCGTCGTGCCAGGTTCCTTCGACGCCTGGATGCTGCTGCTGCGCGACCACGGCAGCATGCGCCTGCGGGACGTGCTGGAACCGGCCATCTACTACGCGGCCAACGGCCACGCGCTGATGCCCCGGATTTCGAACACCATCGCCGGGCTGAAAGCCTGGTTCGAGCAGCACTGGCCCAGCACCGCCGAAATCTACCTGCCCAACGGCGCCGTGCCCGCCGCCCGCAAGCTTTTCCGCAATCCGCGGCTGGCGCAAACCTGGGAGCGTGTCCTGCGCGAGGCCGAAGCCGCCGGCGCCGACCGCCAGCGGCAGATCGAAGCGGCCCGGGACGCGTTCTACCGCGGCTTCGTCGCCGACGCCATCGACCGTTTCGTCCGCCAGCCCTGCATGGACGAAAGCGGCGCCCCCCACGCCGGCGTCCTGACCGCCGACGACCTGGCCGGGTGGTCGGCGACCTACGAATCGCCGCTGACCTACGATTACCAGGACTACACCGTCGCCAAGGCGGGCGCCTGGAGCCAGGGGCCGGTATTCCTGCAGACCCTGGCCCTGCTGAAAGGAGCGGGCCTGGACGCCATGGGCCCGTCCAGCCCGGAATTCGTCCATTGCCTGACGGAAGCGATGAAGCTCGCCTTCGCTGACCGCGAGATCTACTACGGCGATCCGGCCTTCGTCGACGTGCCCCTGGCGGACCTGCTGTCCGAGGCCTACAACGCGCCGCGCCGCGCGCTGATCGGCGAACGCGCGTCACATGAGCTGCGTCCCGGCGTGTTGCCCGGCTACGAAGCCCAGCATGCGCGCATGATGGAAGTCCTGAACCGCCTGTCCCGCGTCACGCAGGCCGGCGCCCCGACCAACGAGCCCACCATGGCTGACATGCGCGCCTCCGCCACGGTCAAGCGGGGCGACACGACCCATGTGGACGTCATCGACCGCTGGGGCAATATGGTCTCGGCCACGCCGTCCGGCGGCTGGTTCCAGTCGTCGCCGGTCATTCCCGAGCTGGGTTTCGGCCTGACCACGCGCGCGCAGATGTTCTGGCTGGAGCCCGGGCTGCCCGGCACCCTGGCGCCGCGCAAGCGGCCGCGCACCACCTTGACGCCCTCCCTGGCGCTGCGGGATGGCCGTCCGTATATGGTGTTCGGCACGCCCGGCGGCGACCAGCAGGAGCAATGGCAGCTGCTGCTCTTCCTGCGCCATGTCCACCACAGGCTCAACCTGCAGGAAGCGGTCGACCAGCCCATGTCGCACACCATGCACTTCCCCAGCTCCTTCTATCCGCGCGACCGCAAGCCCGGCCATCTGGCGGTGGAAGCCTCCTTCGGCAGGGAAACCATCGACGCCTTGCGCGACCGCGGCCACGTGATCGAGGAGGTGCCCGCCTGGTCCGTCGGCCGCCTGACGGCCGCCGCGCTGGACGCGGACGGCATCATGCACGCCGCCGCCACCCCGCGGCTGATGCAGGCCTATGCCGCCGGCCGCTGA
- a CDS encoding ABC transporter substrate-binding protein, with protein MRKLCLAMTLAGLLASSAAMAQSTLRIGLQDDPDVLDPARARTFVGRIVFASLCDKLVDITPDLKIVPQLATSWSTSADGKTLTMKLRKGAVYHDGAPIDAASVKANLDRARTLPDSNRKSELVTLASVDAPDAETVVLHLTEPDASLLSQLSDRAGMMISPASFDKDPGSKPVCSGPYKFKERVQNDRIVLEKFPQYWDAADYHFDRVVFTPIPDTTVRVNNLRAGDLNIIERVAPSDAKAVKDDPNLRLAPVTGLGYQSFSFNLANGARANTPFAKDKRVRQALDLAIDRDAINQVVGEGMFQPAYQPFPPASFAYDKRLERSGRDPKKAKALLKEAGFDRVKLEITFGNNTTMQQVYELIQAMGAEAGFDISLRPVEFAALQSALARGDFEAGQSGWSGRVDPSGNIYQYMHTKGSLNDGKFSSPEADKLLNEARAEPDEAKRKALYGKVMDIMHAEDPIVYLFYLPWTFGVQKKIQGFVPYPDGLIRLKGVTMAAK; from the coding sequence ATGCGTAAACTCTGCCTGGCCATGACGCTGGCCGGTCTGCTCGCCAGCAGCGCCGCGATGGCGCAATCCACCCTGCGTATCGGCCTGCAGGACGATCCCGACGTCCTCGACCCGGCGCGCGCCCGCACCTTCGTCGGCCGTATCGTTTTCGCTTCGCTGTGCGACAAGCTGGTCGACATCACGCCCGACCTGAAGATCGTTCCGCAACTGGCCACGTCCTGGTCCACCAGCGCCGACGGCAAGACCTTGACGATGAAACTGCGCAAGGGCGCCGTCTATCACGATGGCGCGCCCATCGACGCCGCGTCCGTCAAGGCCAATCTGGACCGCGCCCGCACGCTGCCGGACAGCAATCGCAAGAGCGAACTCGTCACGCTGGCCAGCGTCGATGCTCCGGACGCCGAAACCGTCGTCCTGCACCTGACCGAGCCCGACGCTTCCCTGCTGTCGCAGCTGTCGGATCGCGCCGGGATGATGATCTCGCCCGCGTCCTTCGACAAGGATCCCGGCAGCAAGCCGGTCTGTTCCGGTCCCTACAAGTTCAAGGAACGGGTGCAGAACGATCGCATCGTGCTGGAGAAGTTTCCGCAATATTGGGATGCCGCCGACTATCACTTCGACCGCGTCGTCTTCACCCCCATTCCCGACACCACCGTGCGCGTGAACAACCTGCGTGCCGGGGACCTGAACATCATCGAGCGCGTGGCGCCCTCGGACGCCAAGGCGGTCAAGGACGACCCCAACCTGCGCCTGGCGCCGGTCACCGGCCTGGGTTACCAATCGTTCTCCTTCAACCTGGCCAACGGCGCCCGCGCCAATACCCCCTTCGCCAAGGACAAGCGCGTGCGGCAGGCTCTGGACCTGGCCATCGATCGCGACGCCATCAACCAGGTGGTGGGCGAGGGCATGTTCCAGCCCGCCTACCAGCCTTTCCCGCCGGCCAGCTTCGCCTATGACAAGCGCCTGGAGCGCAGCGGCCGCGATCCCAAGAAGGCCAAGGCCCTGTTGAAGGAAGCCGGCTTCGATCGCGTCAAGCTGGAGATCACCTTCGGCAACAACACCACGATGCAGCAGGTCTACGAGCTGATCCAGGCCATGGGCGCCGAGGCCGGCTTCGACATCTCCCTGCGTCCGGTCGAATTCGCCGCCTTGCAATCCGCGCTGGCCCGCGGCGACTTCGAAGCAGGGCAGAGCGGCTGGTCGGGCCGTGTCGATCCCAGCGGCAATATCTATCAGTACATGCACACCAAGGGCAGCCTGAACGACGGCAAGTTCAGCAGCCCCGAGGCGGACAAGCTGCTGAACGAGGCCCGCGCCGAGCCCGACGAGGCCAAGCGCAAGGCGCTGTACGGCAAGGTGATGGACATCATGCATGCCGAGGATCCCATCGTCTACCTGTTCTACCTGCCCTGGACCTTCGGCGTGCAGAAGAAGATCCAGGGTTTCGTGCCCTATCCGGATGGCCTGATCCGCCTGAAGGGCGTGACCATGGCCGCGAAGTGA
- a CDS encoding LysR family transcriptional regulator, with product MNLKALRYFVAIADTGSFTAAAALVRIAQPALSRHVRELESELGVALLRRSARGALLTQEGAALCEAARRILAEAEQVKTQLTARAQMGQSTITVGASPTLGRVLLPGLFERCDSALGGFRIALRESFTPILSDWLERGLVDVAFLTNPDGSRDFALHHLYSEPFALITAAPRRYPSTVTVAELADIPLLMTRFHRNLVERQLGVVGGRLNVHAEIDSVESISELVMQGRWATVMPVSVYSRQREARTVALSEVSGVQLNRLLMLAVRRDGGANPGIALFTEIVKAECAELVAKGVFSFSDGPRTERGQPDGAPRRRPPAARK from the coding sequence ATGAACCTGAAAGCCTTGCGCTATTTCGTCGCCATCGCCGACACGGGCAGTTTCACCGCCGCGGCGGCCCTGGTCCGCATCGCCCAGCCCGCGCTCAGCCGCCACGTGCGGGAACTGGAAAGCGAGCTGGGCGTGGCGCTTCTGCGGCGTAGCGCCCGTGGCGCCCTGCTCACGCAGGAGGGCGCCGCCCTGTGCGAGGCGGCGCGCCGCATCCTGGCCGAGGCCGAGCAGGTCAAGACGCAACTGACCGCCCGCGCCCAGATGGGCCAGTCCACCATCACGGTGGGTGCCTCGCCGACCCTGGGCCGGGTATTGCTGCCGGGGTTGTTCGAACGCTGCGACAGCGCCCTCGGAGGCTTTCGCATCGCGTTGCGGGAGTCCTTCACGCCGATACTGTCGGACTGGCTGGAGCGCGGCCTGGTCGACGTCGCCTTCCTGACCAACCCGGACGGCTCGCGCGATTTCGCCCTGCATCATCTCTATAGCGAGCCTTTCGCGCTGATCACCGCCGCGCCGCGCCGCTATCCTTCCACGGTCACGGTCGCCGAGCTGGCGGACATCCCGCTGCTGATGACCCGCTTCCATCGCAACCTGGTCGAACGCCAACTGGGCGTCGTCGGCGGGCGCCTGAACGTCCATGCGGAGATCGATTCGGTGGAGTCCATCAGCGAACTCGTCATGCAGGGCCGCTGGGCCACGGTCATGCCGGTGTCCGTGTACAGCCGCCAGCGCGAGGCGCGCACCGTGGCGCTGTCGGAAGTCAGCGGCGTGCAGCTCAACCGCCTGCTCATGCTGGCGGTGCGCCGGGACGGCGGCGCCAATCCGGGCATCGCCCTGTTCACCGAAATCGTCAAGGCCGAGTGCGCCGAACTGGTCGCCAAAGGCGTGTTCAGCTTCTCGGACGGTCCGCGCACGGAGCGTGGGCAACCGGATGGCGCCCCGCGCCGACGGCCGCCTGCGGCGCGCAAATAA
- a CDS encoding Ldh family oxidoreductase, with the protein MPQETSAAATATRVPAAQLQDFIARTLAAVGMPEADARVVGGIMAEADARGADAHGIFRLPPYIKRIRAGGMNMRPDIRVVKERAGSALLDGDNGIGHLIMKKAADLAVQKARNTGVAWVGARMSNHAGPAGIYARMPLEHGMVGIYMAVGSANHMPPWGGTEMLLSTNPIAIAVPGHTRPPIVLDMATTNAAYGKVKAKAQRGEMMPEGWMVGRDGKPLLDPKRSNEGFLLPIGGAKGYGLAMMFGLLAGTLNGAAFGKDVVDFNQDYASTTNTGHTVIALDVEAFMPLREFEEQVDDIWAQMKSSPMLPGWDEIRLPGEQSHRTYEERMANGVPIHAELRAALDALAQSVNVAPLGA; encoded by the coding sequence ATGCCTCAAGAAACCAGCGCCGCCGCGACCGCCACCCGGGTGCCAGCCGCCCAACTCCAGGACTTCATCGCCCGCACCCTCGCCGCCGTGGGCATGCCCGAAGCCGACGCCCGCGTGGTGGGCGGCATCATGGCCGAAGCGGATGCGCGCGGCGCGGATGCCCACGGGATCTTCCGCCTGCCGCCGTACATCAAGCGCATCCGGGCGGGCGGCATGAATATGCGCCCCGACATCCGCGTCGTTAAGGAGCGCGCCGGCTCGGCGCTGCTGGACGGCGACAACGGCATCGGCCACCTGATCATGAAGAAAGCCGCCGACCTGGCGGTGCAGAAGGCGCGCAACACCGGCGTCGCCTGGGTGGGCGCCCGCATGAGCAATCACGCCGGCCCCGCCGGGATCTATGCCCGCATGCCGCTGGAGCATGGAATGGTCGGCATCTATATGGCCGTGGGCAGCGCCAACCATATGCCGCCCTGGGGCGGCACGGAGATGCTGCTTTCCACCAACCCCATCGCCATCGCGGTGCCCGGCCATACCCGCCCGCCCATCGTGCTGGACATGGCCACGACCAATGCGGCATATGGCAAGGTCAAGGCCAAGGCGCAGCGGGGCGAGATGATGCCCGAAGGCTGGATGGTGGGACGCGACGGCAAGCCGCTGCTCGATCCCAAGCGTTCCAACGAAGGGTTCCTGCTGCCGATCGGCGGCGCCAAGGGCTACGGCCTGGCCATGATGTTCGGCCTGCTGGCCGGCACGCTGAACGGCGCGGCCTTCGGCAAGGACGTCGTCGATTTCAACCAGGACTACGCTTCGACCACCAATACGGGCCACACCGTGATCGCGCTGGACGTGGAAGCATTCATGCCGCTGCGCGAATTCGAGGAACAGGTCGACGACATCTGGGCCCAGATGAAATCGTCGCCGATGCTGCCCGGCTGGGACGAGATCCGCCTGCCGGGCGAACAATCGCACCGGACCTACGAAGAGCGCATGGCCAACGGCGTGCCCATACACGCCGAACTGCGCGCGGCGCTGGACGCGCTGGCGCAGAGCGTGAACGTGGCGCCGCTGGGCGCATGA
- a CDS encoding PQQ-dependent sugar dehydrogenase, with protein sequence MQFARISLAGVLAAAAMFCAAIALPAAAETNAGQIRPRADKPFVATPVATFDEPWAIAFLPDGRMLITEKPGRMFLVDARGRKTALSGVPKVAYGGQNGLLDVVPAPDYAASRAIYFTYLEPGPGGSGLALARAVLDESGGAAALRNLSVIWRQTPKGSGGQPGGIIAFAPDGKHLFLTSGDRMRPDTAQDPELALGKVLRLNLDGSTPPDNPWASSGGVRAQTWTTGHRNPYGLAFAPDGRLWMNEMGPMGGDELNLIVAGRNYGWPIVSNGDNYNGTPIPRHATRPEFEPPVIYWTPVIAPAGLAFYEGPMFPEWRGSAFIGGLRARALARIVFDGKGGAREADLWDMGQRIRDVAVAPDGALWVIEDGPEGRLLRLVPKRQAAG encoded by the coding sequence ATGCAGTTCGCTCGCATCAGCCTTGCCGGCGTATTGGCCGCCGCCGCGATGTTCTGCGCGGCGATCGCGCTGCCTGCGGCGGCGGAAACCAACGCGGGCCAGATCAGGCCGCGCGCAGACAAACCCTTCGTCGCCACGCCTGTCGCCACCTTTGACGAACCCTGGGCGATCGCCTTCCTGCCCGACGGGCGGATGCTGATCACGGAGAAGCCCGGCCGGATGTTCCTGGTCGACGCTCGCGGGCGCAAGACCGCCCTGTCGGGCGTGCCCAAGGTGGCGTACGGTGGCCAGAACGGCCTGCTGGACGTCGTGCCGGCGCCGGATTACGCGGCCAGCCGCGCCATCTATTTCACCTATCTCGAACCGGGGCCCGGCGGCAGCGGCCTGGCCCTGGCGCGCGCCGTGCTGGACGAAAGCGGCGGGGCGGCGGCGCTGCGGAATCTGTCGGTGATCTGGCGCCAGACGCCCAAGGGCTCGGGCGGACAACCCGGGGGCATCATCGCCTTCGCGCCGGACGGCAAGCATCTTTTCCTGACGTCGGGCGACCGCATGCGGCCCGATACCGCGCAAGACCCCGAACTGGCCCTGGGCAAAGTGTTGCGGCTGAACCTGGACGGCAGCACGCCGCCCGACAATCCCTGGGCATCGTCGGGCGGCGTGCGCGCGCAGACATGGACGACCGGCCATCGCAATCCCTACGGGCTGGCCTTCGCGCCGGACGGTCGGCTGTGGATGAACGAGATGGGCCCGATGGGAGGCGACGAGCTGAACCTGATCGTCGCCGGCCGCAACTACGGCTGGCCCATCGTCTCCAACGGCGACAACTACAACGGCACGCCGATTCCCCGCCATGCGACCCGGCCGGAATTCGAACCGCCGGTGATCTATTGGACGCCCGTCATCGCCCCGGCCGGGCTGGCGTTCTACGAAGGACCGATGTTTCCCGAATGGCGCGGGTCGGCGTTCATCGGCGGCCTGCGGGCGCGCGCGCTGGCGCGCATCGTGTTCGACGGCAAGGGCGGCGCGCGCGAAGCGGATCTGTGGGATATGGGCCAACGCATACGCGACGTCGCCGTGGCGCCGGACGGCGCGCTCTGGGTGATCGAGGACGGCCCGGAAGGCCGCCTGCTGCGCCTGGTTCCGAAACGGCAAGCGGCGGGATAA
- a CDS encoding winged helix-turn-helix transcriptional regulator, protein MKRKSLHASPCAIARTLDCIGDWWTLLILRDAFKGIGRFNAIQKSLGIPRNILTARLRMLVDRGILAVGPATDGSVYQEYVMTERGQDLVPVLLALRDWGERHACARDDATAMDAVT, encoded by the coding sequence ATGAAGAGAAAGTCTCTACATGCCTCGCCCTGCGCGATCGCCAGGACACTGGACTGCATCGGTGACTGGTGGACATTGCTTATCCTGCGCGACGCCTTCAAGGGCATCGGACGGTTCAACGCCATCCAGAAAAGCCTGGGAATACCGCGCAACATCCTGACCGCGCGGCTGCGCATGCTGGTGGACCGCGGCATCCTGGCGGTCGGACCGGCAACGGATGGCAGCGTCTACCAGGAATATGTCATGACCGAACGCGGGCAGGATCTGGTGCCCGTGCTGCTGGCCCTGCGAGATTGGGGCGAGCGACACGCCTGTGCGCGGGACGACGCGACGGCGATGGATGCGGTGACGTGA